The proteins below are encoded in one region of Eulemur rufifrons isolate Redbay chromosome 2, OSU_ERuf_1, whole genome shotgun sequence:
- the TIMM9 gene encoding mitochondrial import inner membrane translocase subunit Tim9 isoform X3: MAAQIPESDQIKQFKEFLGTYNKLTETCFLDCVKDFTTREVKPEEQNEALAAKAGLLGQPR; the protein is encoded by the exons ATGGCTGCGCAAATACCAGAATCTGATCAGATAAAACAG TTTAAGGAATTTCTTGGGACCTACAATAAACTTACAGAAACCTGCTTTTTGGACTGTGTTAAAGACTTCACAACAAGAGAAGTAAAACCTGAAGAG CAGAATGAAGCTCTGGCAGCCAAAGCAGGACTCCTTGGCCAGCCACGATAG
- the TIMM9 gene encoding mitochondrial import inner membrane translocase subunit Tim9 isoform X1, with amino-acid sequence MAAQIPESDQIKQFKEFLGTYNKLTETCFLDCVKDFTTREVKPEETTCSEHCLQKYLKMTQRISMRFQEYHIQQNEALAAKAGLLGQPR; translated from the exons ATGGCTGCGCAAATACCAGAATCTGATCAGATAAAACAG TTTAAGGAATTTCTTGGGACCTACAATAAACTTACAGAAACCTGCTTTTTGGACTGTGTTAAAGACTTCACAACAAGAGAAGTAAAACCTGAAGAG aCCACCTGTTCAGAACATTgcttacagaaatatttaaaaatgacacaaagaATATCCATGAGATTTCAGGAATATCATATTCAGCAGAATGAAGCTCTGGCAGCCAAAGCAGGACTCCTTGGCCAGCCACGATAG
- the TIMM9 gene encoding mitochondrial import inner membrane translocase subunit Tim9 isoform X2, whose protein sequence is MAAQIPESDQIKQFKEFLGTYNKLTETCFLDCVKDFTTREVKPEEEYHIQQNEALAAKAGLLGQPR, encoded by the exons ATGGCTGCGCAAATACCAGAATCTGATCAGATAAAACAG TTTAAGGAATTTCTTGGGACCTACAATAAACTTACAGAAACCTGCTTTTTGGACTGTGTTAAAGACTTCACAACAAGAGAAGTAAAACCTGAAGAG GAATATCATATTCAGCAGAATGAAGCTCTGGCAGCCAAAGCAGGACTCCTTGGCCAGCCACGATAG
- the TIMM9 gene encoding mitochondrial import inner membrane translocase subunit Tim9 isoform X4 — protein sequence MAAQIPESDQIKQFKEFLGTYNKLTETCFLDCVKDFTTREVKPEENEALAAKAGLLGQPR from the exons ATGGCTGCGCAAATACCAGAATCTGATCAGATAAAACAG TTTAAGGAATTTCTTGGGACCTACAATAAACTTACAGAAACCTGCTTTTTGGACTGTGTTAAAGACTTCACAACAAGAGAAGTAAAACCTGAAGAG AATGAAGCTCTGGCAGCCAAAGCAGGACTCCTTGGCCAGCCACGATAG